The following are from one region of the Aspergillus luchuensis IFO 4308 DNA, chromosome 4, nearly complete sequence genome:
- a CDS encoding uncharacterized protein (COG:E;~EggNog:ENOG410PUZE;~InterPro:IPR004841;~PFAM:PF13520,PF00324;~TransMembrane:13 (o46-65i77-95o128-150i157-181o187-208i229-249o269-289i296-316o322-341i370-389o395-420i441-464o476-496i);~go_component: GO:0016020 - membrane [Evidence IEA];~go_process: GO:0055085 - transmembrane transport [Evidence IEA]), translated as MYYETKHDDGDKTYSGLHPSMSVEEGQVDHGETTNGGLHRTLSPRMIHVISLGSSIGSGLFITTGKSLAQGGPANMFLAYLVVCVGVWANLQTLTEMTIAFPTSGNYIDYADRWVDPALAFGAGFAEWLGWTSVFASEAMFLITLVNYWADGVVPKAALLTFFLVLCLGVFLLPTSIFGWLEYIGSLVKMFLFIFVTAISLAIIAGAGPSGYVRHGNTWTDLPMFKNGFGGFSTAALLAIWAVGDQVFIGVMAGEAESPHYSMARSANFVPWRVGIFYLVSVVLISLVVDSDDSRLINGSSVVSSPFVIAAQDAGISGVPDLINACIILGILALSLECIYLPSRILRTMSLQGLLPAFIAKVDKIGRPRWALTFTAVAGTVLTYLSLSANGTEVLNWFISITSASFFTNWAIIAFSSFHFRAAIRAQRSQLFETPYAWRSLYWPLAPVTSLFISSLLLVCLLYTSIKPVGGGAFTAYNFFSATIGLIVIIVFTIGYKIVHKTPWRDPATADLITGHRELTAAELRFLDAYYERPLWWRLGTYLRIC; from the exons ATGTATTACGAGACGAAACACGATGATGGCGACAAGACGTATTCCGGATTACATCCGTCGATGTCcgttgaagaaggtcaagtcGATCATGGAGAGACAACAAATGGAGGTCTTCATCGCACGCTCAGTCCACGTATGATCCAT GTCATCTCCCTCGGATCCAGCATTGGCAGTGGTCTCTTCATCACGACGGGTAAATCCCTAGCCCAAGGAGGTCCAGCTAATATGTTTCTGGCGTATCTCGTGGTTTGTGTCGGCGTATGGGCGAACCTGCAAACCTTGACAGAGATGACGATTGCTTTCCCGACATCAGGGAATTATATCGATTACGCGGATCGGTGGGTTGATCCAGCATTGGCCTTTGGGGCTGGATTTGCGGAGTGGCTTG GGTGGACGTCAGTATTTGCATCCGAAGCCATGTTTCTAATTACCCTGGTGAATTATTGGGCTGACGGGGTTGTGCCCAAGGCTGCTTTGC TTACCTTTTTTCTGGTACTTTGCCTTGGCGTGTTCCTCTTGCCAACCAGCATCTTTGGATGGCTGGAATACATCGGATCCCTGGTCAAGATGTTCTTATTCATTTTCGTTACAGCCATTTCTCTAGCTATTATCGCAGGCGCTGGTCCGTCCGGATATGTTCGACATGGAAACACCTGGACTGATTTGCCAATGTTCAAAAATGGCTTTGGG GGCTTCTCCACCGCTGCATTACTTGCTATCTGGGCCGTGGGAGACCAGGTCTTTATTGGCGTGATGGCCGGCGAGGCCGAATCTCCCCACTATTCCATGGCACGCTCGGCCAATTTCGTTCCTTGGCGCGTGGGCATTTTCTACCTTGTTTCGGTGGTATTAATCTCACTTGTAGTGGACTCCGATGATTCCCGGTTAATAAACGGCTCGAGCGTGGTCTCCTCGCCTTTCGTCATAGCGGCCCAGGATGCGGGTATCTCGGGGGTCCCGGACCTGATTAATGCCTGCATAATACTCGGAATTCTTGCCCTTTCCTTAGAGTGCATATACCTTCCATCACGGATCTTACGCACTATGTCGCTGCAGGGACTGTTGCCGGCCTTCATTGCGAAGGTCGACAAAATCGGCCGTCCGAGATGGGCGCTCACATTTACGGCCGTTGCAGGAACAGTATTGACTTATCTGAGCTTGAGCG CCAATGGCACCGAGGTCCTGAACTGGTTCATCTCGATCACCAGCGCGTCCTTCTTCACTAACTGGGCGATCAtcgccttttcctccttccacttccgaGCGGCGATTAGAGCGCAGAGAAGCCAATTGTTTGAAACCCCTTATGCATGGCGGTCTCTTTATTGGCCTCTAGCGCCTGTTACTAGCCTTTTCATTTCGTCGTTGCTACTAGTTTGCCTTCTTTATACCAGCATCAAGCCAGTG GGCGGGGGTGCTTTTACAGCATATAACTTCTTTTCAGCGACGATTGGTCTAATCGTCATTATAGTGTTCACCATTGGTTACAAGATTGTGCATAAAACGCCATGGAGAGATCCAGCAACTGCAGATCTTATCACGGGGCATCGGGAGCTGACTGCTGCGGAGTTGCGGTTTCTGGATGCATATTACGAGCGACCGCTGTGGTGGAGATTGGGGACATATCTACGAATATGTTGA
- a CDS encoding uncharacterized protein (COG:S;~EggNog:ENOG410Q1AV) codes for MSAPGYYNGPPPPPQAYPPQGYPPPQGGYPPQGYPQQPYPPMQYQQQPPPQQKDRGCLGACLATLCCCFLCEESCECCFECIECCEMC; via the exons ATGAGCGCTCCCGGATACTACAAcggccctcctcccccgccccAGGC GTACCCTCCCCAGGGCTATCCGCCTCCGCAGGGTGGTTATCCTCCCCAGGGATACCCCCAGCAGCCCTACCCTCCG ATGCAGTACCAGCAACAgccccctccccagcagaAGGACCGCGGATGTCTCGGTGCCTG CCTGGCGacgctctgctgctgcttcctgtGTGAGGAGTCCTGCGAATGCTGCTTCGAGTGCATCGAGTGCTGTGAGATGTGTTAA
- a CDS encoding heme-dependent oxidative N-demethylase family protein (COG:S;~EggNog:ENOG410PNJE;~InterPro:IPR021848;~PFAM:PF11927), with protein sequence MEGQKPSKAEQKTISSSLASTSPIEPLDDFQWDKTEPLILRPFKPRYHMTMGIERATLSELIQIDKHYLTRITLRTKLIQDKRASVLGASPRSIPAVKELYSFLINDYLPQRYSAIFQRTSTTTSTSASAPTTTMLRNTVTGETIPSTPPTDAEEALAIIGRQVEEDFLLLLPPQPSYLRDDDKNEGTNKQMTLEAFIGCFPNGFNWADKFRKSLANIHVPVPDYTTKLRASMDRYLERLKVGECVKRANWTVSVDGELHAASSMHLYEGEEVVELQELNVDMARLRCERQMLFRLPISQAVVFVVRTYMYPLQDVKKEGNGPRLVEAIAGLKEGSSPGFHFYKRAAVWQRAVSEYLLNGEEEVAVVV encoded by the exons ATGGAAGGCCAGAAGCCTTCAAAAGCAGAGCAGAAGACCATCAGCTCTTCTCTGGCATCTACATCTCCCATCGAACCCCTCGACGACTTTCAATGGGACAAAACCGAGCCTCTAATCCTCCGACCTTTCAAACCTCGCTATCACATGACAATGG GCATCGAGCGAGCAACCCTCTCCGAACTAATACAAATCGACAAACACTACCTCACCCGCATCACACTCCGCACGAAACTAATCCAAGACAAACGAGCCTCCGTCCTCGGCGCCAGTCCCCGCTCCATCCCAGCCGTCAAAGAACTATACTCTTTCCTAATAAATGACTACCTGCCTCAACGGTACAGCGCTATCTTCCAACGTACCTCTACTACCACTAGCActtcagcatcagcacccacaaccaccatgcTAAGAAACACAGTAACCGGCGAAACCATCCCCAGCACACCTCCTACTGACGCAGAAGAAGCCCTCGCTATCATCGGTCGGCAGGTCGAAGAggatttcctccttcttttgcCACCACAGCCCTCTTACCTACGAGATGATGACAAAAACGAGGGTACTAACAAGCAGATGACCCTCGAAGCCTTCATCGGCTGTTTTCCGAATGGGTTCAACTGGGCAGACAAGTTCCGCAAATCGCTGGCGAATATCCATGTTCCGGTACCGGATTATACCACCAAGTTGCGGGCGAGTATGGATAGATATCTTGAGAGGTTAAAGGTGGGGGAGTGTGTTAAGAGGGCGAAT TGGACTGTATCCGTGGACGGGGAGCTGCATGCTGCCAGCAGTATGCACTTGTATGAGGGCGAGGAAGTAGTCGAGTTGCAGGAGTTAAATGTTGATATG GCACGACTACGCTGCGAAAGACAGATGCTATTTCGACTCCCCATCTCACAAGCTGTGGTCTTCGTGGTCCGAACATACATGTACCCGTTGCAGGACGTCAAGAAAGAAGGCAATGGGCCGAGGTTAGTCGAGGCGATAGCAGGGTTGAAGGAGGGCAGCTCGCCGGGCTTTCATTTTTATAAGCGCGCAGCGGTGTGGCAGCGAGCTGTGAGTGAGTACTTActgaatggggaggaggaggtagcTGTTGTGGTATGA
- a CDS encoding uncharacterized protein (COG:S;~EggNog:ENOG410PHD3): MLHPVRSPSHVTSLFANTAWFNILSALDPLLLNPKEADDFVAINEGTSRVKSFFYGLRTALKQHLNSRKINTPEEAKNTPPMPG; the protein is encoded by the coding sequence ATGCTCCACCCAGTCAGAAGCCCTTCACATGTTACATCCCTATTTGCAAACACCGCTTGGTTCAACATTCTCTCAGCCCTGGATCCCCTGCTACTCAACCCCAAAGAAGCAGATGACTTTGTCGCCATCAACGAGGGAACAAGCAGAGTCAAGAGCTTCTTCTATGGCTTACGAACCGCCCTGAAACAGCATCTTAATTCCCGGAAAATCAACACGCCCGAGGAAGCAAAGAACACGCCTCCTATGCCGGGATAA